The following are encoded together in the Diachasmimorpha longicaudata isolate KC_UGA_2023 chromosome 3, iyDiaLong2, whole genome shotgun sequence genome:
- the LOC135159967 gene encoding uncharacterized protein LOC135159967, producing MDKMSRYLDETRAITAPTTPCGLSIGSPSQRFFESDNASEIGTCNGFSSHPGSKSNLLLCIQCDLEARACSYRPHTPSSRFDRYIEEDRAKICDECDCHCPHCNLNTHDETDLICFRCEDEDPGLCSTCDEPITEGTDSNGKSGQPGNSSSSDNGHYPVDAVVKIQVNDQLLDADLDDGNAGSSCRDAKGSDGADRLSPIVEHVSAFSDEDNGQESNGSKVNGQARRYLDSMLVLFV from the exons ATGGACAAGATGTCGAGATACCTCGACGAGACCAGAGCCATCACAGCCCCGACAACGCCCTGTGGACTATCGATAGGCAGTCCCAGTCAGCGATTCTTCGAGAGCGATAACGCCAGTGAGATTGGCACATGCAATGGATTCTCGTCTCATCCGGGAAGTAAATCTAATCTTCTCCTCTGTATCCAGTGTGACCTGGAGGCACGCGCCTGCTCCTACAGACCCCACACCCCCTCCAGCAGATTCGACAG GTACATAGAGGAGGACAGGGCGAAAATATGCGACGAATGCGACTGCCACTGCCCCCATTGCAATCTAAATACTCATGACGAGACTGACTTGATCTGCTTCCGGTGCGAAGACGAGGATCCAGGATTGTGCTCGACATGCGACGAGCCGATCACTGAAGGGACCGACTCTAATGGAAAGAGCGGACAACCCGGAAACTCATCGTCCAGTGATAATGGGCATTATCCTGTCGATGCTGTCGTGAAAATTCAGGTCAACGATCAGTTATTGGATGCTGATTTGGATGATGGTAATGCCGGCTCGAGCTGTCGGGACGCCAAGGGAAGTGATGGGGCGGATCGGTTGTCACCGATTGTTGAACATGTGTCGGCTTTCAGTGATGAGGATAATGGACAGGAGTCCAATGGCTCGAAAGTTAATGGGCAAGCGAGGAGGTATTTGGACAGCATGCTCGTTCTTTTCGTGTAA